From a region of the Hypanus sabinus isolate sHypSab1 chromosome 2, sHypSab1.hap1, whole genome shotgun sequence genome:
- the LOC132404853 gene encoding uncharacterized protein LOC132404853 gives SNQQRGKIKNDKILRWRIELSTYTYDILYRPGRLNEPPDALSRGTCASTQLDQLYALHAQLCHPGVTRFYHFVKARNLPYSLEDIRTMTRDCQICAECKPHFYCPDTAQLVKATRPFERLSVDFKGPLPSTDRNVYFLSVIDEFSRFPFAIPCPDTTATSVIKALRQLFTLFGYPCYIHSDRGSSFMSEELRQYLLARGIATSRTTSYNPRGNGQVERENATVWKATLLALKSKGLPVSRWQEVLPEALHSIRSLLCTSTNATPHERLFSFPRKSVTGTTLPVWLTSPGPVLLRKHVRSNKYSPLVERVHLLHANPQYAYVVLPDGREDTVSIRDLAPAGAADHYPEGSPVTVNPAPEVTPYSPGPTQTPHDTCIPGVSYAFIPGASHMHEGSPAPSGQEHAQPPSPVQSPMLPAPMRSQPVLRRSQRQIRPPDRLDL, from the coding sequence agcaaccaacagcggggcaagatcaaaaatgataagattttgcggtggaggatagaactctccacctacacctatgatatcctataccggcctggcagactcaatgagccccctgatgccctatcccggggaacatgtgctagcacacagctcgaccagctgtacgcccttcatgcacaactttgccatccgggggtcacccgattttaccattttgtgaaagctcggaacctgccgtactccctggaggacatcaggacgatgaccagggactgccaaatttgtgccgagtgcaaaccgcacttctactgtcctgacacggcacaacttgtcaaggccacccgcccttttgaacgcctgagtgttgactttaagggcccccttccctccactgaccgcaatgtctattttctcagtgttattgacgagttctcacggttcccctttgccatcccctgccccgacaccactgccacgtccgtcataaaagccctgcgccagctcttcactctgttcgggtatccctgctatatccacagtgatagagggtcctcctttatgagtgaggagctgcgccagtacttgctagctaggggcattgctaccagtcggaccacgagttataatccccggggtaatggccaggtagagcgggagaatgccacagtgtggaaggccacacttttagccctcaagtccaaagggttgccggtctctcgatggcaggaggtcctccctgaggcactgcactctatccgctctctgttatgtacgtccaccaatgccacccctcacgaacgcctattctcttttcccaggaagtctgtcactgggaccaccctaccagtttggctgacgtccccggggccagtgctgctccggaaacatgtgaggagcaataaatactccccgctggtggagagggttcaccttctccatgcaaacccccagtatgcttacgtggtcttgcctgatgggcgggaggacacggtctccatccgcgacctggcacccgcaggtgcagcagaccactaccctgaaggctctccggtaactgtgaaccctgcaccagaggtgacaccgtactcaccaggccctacacagactcctcacgacacttgtataccgggcgtttcgtacgcatttataccaggcgcctcgcacatgcatgagggatcaccggcgcctagtgggcaagaacacgcgcaacccccgtcccctgtgcaatcgccaatgttgccggcacctatgcggtcacagccggtgctacgtagatcgcagcgacagattcgaccgcctgatcggcttgacttgtaa